From Penicillium psychrofluorescens genome assembly, chromosome: 6, one genomic window encodes:
- a CDS encoding uncharacterized protein (ID:PFLUO_009032-T1.cds;~source:funannotate): MYRNTAARSVFRAVSSSNASVARSALGNQMFKAQLTSSARAIRPTGKPRFALAAHKPVTTALVRYASSSAKDDDEVDMMAGMKSEAKVIKDTFSLAEVPKEALFIGMAGVVPYLVTSMETVYLSYEINRAAVAGDGLLFSGQTAELMLHMLEPIQVGYGAVILSFLGAIHWGLEWAGYGGKYGYRRYAAGVLAPAVAWPTLLLPVEYALISQFLAFTFLYYNDARAAAAGRAPHWYGMYRFVLTFVVGASIVATLIGREQIQQTVSSEHTIKDKINALIFLQKKEKEEADSRRRAELGQEEESE, encoded by the exons ATGTACCGCAACACCGCCGCCCGCTCGGTCTTCCGTGCCGTCTCAAGCTCCAATGCCTCTGTGGCTCGCTCGGCTCTGGGCAACCAGATGTTCAAGGCCCAACTGACCTCGTCCGCTCGCGCCATCCGCCCGACCGGGAAGCCCAGATTCGCGCTCGCCGCGCACAAGCCTGTTACCACCGCCCTGGTGCGCTATGCGTCCTCCTCTGCTAAG gatgacgatgaagtcgacatgatggcgGGCATGAAGTCCGAGGCG AAAGTCATCAAGGATACTTTCAGCCTGGCGGAGGTCCCCAAGGAGGCTCTCTTCATCGGTATGGCCGGTGTCGTCCCTTACCTGGTCACTTCCATGGAGACCGTCTATCTCTCCTACGAGATCAACCGCGCTGCGGTCGCTGGTGACGGTCTGCTCTTCTCCGGCCAGACCGCAGAGCTGATGCTGCACATGCTGGAGCCCATCCAGGTCGGCTACGGCGCTGTG atcctctccttcctcggTGCCATCCACTGGGGTCTGGAATGGGCCGGCTACGGCGGCAAGTATGGGTACCGCCGCTACGCCGCCGGTGTCCTGGCTCCCGCTGTGGCCTGGCCgacgctgctgctccccGTCGAGTACGCGCTGATCAGCCAGTTCCTCGCCTTCACCTTCCTGTACTACAATgacgcccgcgccgccgccgccggccgTGCGCCGCACTGGTACGGCATGTACCGCTTCGTGCTGACCTTTGTGGTGGGTGCCAGCATCGTGGCCACCCTGATCGGGCgcgagcagatccagcagaccGTCAGCTCGGAGCACACgatcaaggacaagatcaacgCCCTGATCttcctgcagaagaaggagaaggaggaggccgatTCCCGCCGCCGGGCTGAGCTgggccaggaggaggagtCCGAGTAA